The Mycolicibacterium flavescens genome has a segment encoding these proteins:
- the aroK gene encoding shikimate kinase, whose amino-acid sequence MAPRAVLVGLPGSGKSTIGRRLAKALDLSMLDTDAAIEETTGRTIADIFATDGEQEFRRIEEEVIRSALQTHDGVLSLGGGAVTTPGVREALAGHTVIYLEISAAEGVRRTGGSTVRPLLEGGDRSEKFKTLMSERVPLYREVATLRVNTNRRNPGAVVRYIVARLQNPETTHSSRRKRRSPWRRGPSQLTAEPSTEAPPSPAAVAARNPKANRD is encoded by the coding sequence ATGGCGCCCCGAGCAGTGCTGGTCGGATTGCCCGGCTCGGGTAAGTCCACCATCGGGCGGCGGCTGGCCAAGGCGCTCGACCTTTCAATGCTCGACACCGACGCCGCGATCGAGGAGACCACGGGCCGCACGATCGCCGACATCTTCGCGACCGACGGCGAGCAGGAGTTCCGCCGGATCGAGGAAGAGGTCATTCGCTCGGCACTGCAGACCCACGATGGTGTGCTGTCGCTGGGCGGCGGCGCGGTGACCACACCCGGCGTGCGCGAGGCTCTGGCCGGTCATACGGTCATCTATCTGGAGATCAGCGCCGCAGAGGGGGTTCGCCGGACCGGCGGAAGCACCGTGCGTCCACTGCTCGAAGGCGGTGACCGCAGCGAGAAGTTCAAAACGCTGATGTCCGAACGGGTTCCGCTGTATCGCGAGGTGGCGACGCTTCGGGTCAACACCAACCGGCGCAACCCCGGCGCCGTGGTGCGCTACATCGTGGCCCGCCTCCAGAACCCCGAGACCACCCACTCCTCGCGACGCAAACGCCGCTCGCCGTGGCGCAGGGGCCCGTCGCAGCTGACCGCCGAACCCAGTACCGAGGCCCCGCCGTCCCCGGCGGCGGTCGCCGCCCGCAATCCGAAGGCCAACCGTGACTGA